The following coding sequences lie in one Glycine soja cultivar W05 chromosome 16, ASM419377v2, whole genome shotgun sequence genomic window:
- the LOC114389172 gene encoding protein PLASTID MOVEMENT IMPAIRED 1-like, producing MMAADDSTKRNSNVQLLEELEALSETLNQSHTSNTNRRTASLAIPRASPSFVSFADDDNDTAKVNNKQSNKTRSRRMSLSPWRSRPKPEDAKAPLTQPDTKKFDDTANSGDKKGIWNWKPMRALSHIGMHKLSCLFSVEVVTAQGLPSSMNGLRLSVCVRKKETKDGSVQTMPSRVDQGAADFEETLFIRCHVYCNHGSGKQLKFEPRPFWLCLVAVDAKELSFGRNSVDLSQLIQESVEKSQQGLRVRQWDTSFGLSGKAKGGELVLKLGFQIMEKEGGVQIYNQDENMKSKRFRNLTSAFARKQSKSSFSLPSPRITSRSDAWTPSQRRLAEDLQGIDDLNLEDPHLVHDAPPSIQKLDGCKENVEDFDLPDFEVVDKGVEVQEKKELYDGEESEKSIEVKSATSEVVKEIMHDQLRLTRLTELDSIAKQIKALESIMVEDNKFTKGEEAESLRLDSDEENVTREFLHMLEDQKARGFKLNQSETPPLQIAEAESKVYLPDLGKGLGCVVQTKDGGYLTSMNPLDNAVARNETPKLAMQMSKPYVLASNQSPNGLELFQKLAGIGLDELSCQVFSMMPLDELIGKTAEQIAFEGIASAIIQGRNKEGASSSAARIVSALKGMANAMSSGRQERISTGLWNVDETPFTAENILAFTMQKIEFMAVEGLKIQADMTEEEAPFDVSPLSTEEGNKENELLASAVSLEDWIRDQSYSDTASSSDDETSNITLIFVVQLRDPIRRFEAVGGPMMVLIHATSEEHTKGSECDHYQDNEEEKEFKVTSMHVGSLKVRSVTKNAWDSEKQRLTAMQWLIEYGLGKAGKKGKHALVKGPDLLWSISSRIMADMWLKTMRNPDVKLVKE from the coding sequence ATGATGGCAGCAGATGACTCTACCAAGAGAAACTCAAATGTTCAGCTCCTTGAGGAACTAGAGGCCCTTAGTGAAACCCTTAACCAATCGCACACCTCAAACACAAATAGAAGAACAGCTTCATTAGCTATACCGAGAGCCTCACCTTCTTTTGTCTCATTTGCTGATGATGACAATGACACTGCTAAAGTTAACAACAAGCAAAGCAACAAAACCCGGTCTCGCCGCATGTCCTTGTCTCCATGGAGATCAAGGCCAAAGCCTGAAGATGCCAAGGCACCTCTCACTCAGCCAGATACGAAAAAGTTTGATGACACAGCAAATTCAGGTGACAAGAAAGGGATTTGGAACTGGAAGCCTATGAGGGCCCTTTCTCATATTGGAATGCATAAACTAAGCTGTTTGTTTTCTGTCGAAGTGGTCACTGCTCAAGGCCTTCCTTCATCCATGAATGGACTAAGGCTTTCTGTTTGTGTTAGAAAGAAAGAGACCAAAGATGGGAGTGTTCAGACAATGCCATCAAGGGTTGATCAAGGTGCTGCAGATTTTGAAGAGACCCTTTTCATAAGGTGCCATGTTTATTGCAACCATGGTAGCGGAAAGCAGCTTAAGTTTGAGCCAAGACCATTTTGGTTATGCCTTGTTGCAGTTGATGCCAAAGAACTTAGTTTTGGAAGAAACAGTGTGGACTTGAGCCAGTTGATTCAAGAATCCGTTGAGAAAAGCCAGCAAGGCTTGCGTGTGAGGCAGTGGGACACAAGCTTTGGCTTATCAGGGAAGGCAAAAGGTGGAGAACTGGTTCTGAAACTAGGCTTCCAAatcatggagaaagaaggaggggTTCAGATATACAACCAGGATGAGAATATGAAGTCCAAAAGGTTCAGAAATCTCACATCTGCATTTGCTCGCAAACAATCCAAGTCATCATTCAGCTTGCCTAGTCCAAGAATAACAAGCAGAAGTGATGCTTGGACTCCTTCACAGAGAAGGTTAGCAGAAGATCTTCAAGGTATAGATGATTTGAATCTTGAGGATCCACACCTAGTTCATGATGCCCCTCCCTCTATCCAGAAACTTGATGGTTGCAAAGAGAACGTGGAGGATTTTGATCTCCCAGACTTTGAGGTTGTTGATAAAGGGGTTGAGgttcaagagaagaaagaattaTATGACGGAGAAGAATCTGAGAAATCCATAGAAGTGAAGTCAGCTACAAGTGAGGTCGTCAAGGAAATAATGCATGATCAGTTGCGCCTGACTAGATTAACAGAGCTTGATTCAATTGCCAAGCAGATAAAGGCTCTTGAGTCCATCATGGTAGAAGATAACAAGTTCACAAAAGGTGAGGAAGCTGAGTCACTAAGATTGGATTCTGATGAAGAAAACGTGACAAGGGAGTTTCTTCATATGCTTGAGGATCAAAAGGCCAGAGGTTTCAAACTAAACCAATCTGAAACCCCCCCATTACAAATTGCAGAGGCAGAATCTAAAGTGTATCTCCCAGATCTTGGCAAGGGCTTGGGGTGTGTGGTTCAAACAAAGGATGGAGGCTACTTGACATCTATGAATCCTTTAGATAATGCTGTGGCTAGAAATGAGACTCCAAAGCTAGCCATGCAGATGTCAAAGCCTTATGTGTTGGCATCAAATCAGTCCCCAAATGGGTTAGAGTTGTTTCAGAAATTGGCTGGCATTGGTCTTGATGAACTCAGCTGTCAAGTTTTCTCCATGATGCCCCTAGATGAACTGATAGGTAAAACTGCTGAACAGATTGCCTTTGAAGGCATTGCTTCTGCCATCATACaaggaagaaacaaagaaggagCCAGTTCTAGTGCTGCACGTATAGTTTCTGCCCTCAAAGGAATGGCAAATGCAATGAGTTCAGGAAGACAAGAACGGATTTCAACAGGACTTTGGAATGTGGACGAAACCCCATTTACAGCAGAGAATATTCTGGCCTTCACAATGCAGAAGATTGAGTTCATGGCAGTGGAAGGGTTGAAAATCCAAGCTGACATGACAGAGGAAGAAGCTCCCTTTGATGTTTCTCCACTTAGCACTGAGGAAGGGAACAAAGAGAATGAACTATTAGCTTCTGCTGTTTCACTTGAGGATTGGATCAGAGACCAAAGCTACAGTGACACTGCTTCAAGTTCTGATGATGAGACATCAAACATCACACTTATATTTGTTGTCCAACTGAGGGATCCAATAAGGAGATTTGAAGCAGTTGGAGGTCCTATGATGGTGCTCATTCATGCAACAAGTGAAGAACACACAAAAGGGAGTGAATGTGATCACTACCAAGATaatgaggaagagaaagagttcAAGGTAACAAGCATGCATGTGGGAAGTTTGAAAGTGAGGAGTGTTACAAAGAATGCATGGGACAGTGAGAAGCAAAGGCTAACTGCAATGCAGTGGTTGATTGAATATGGGTTGGGAAAGGCAGGGAAGAAAGGCAAGCATGCATTGGTAAAAGGGCCAGATTTGTTGTGGAGCATTTCATCAAGAATCATGGCTGACATGTGGCTCAAAACCATGAGAAATCCAGATGTCAAACTTGTGAAGGAATAA
- the LOC114390097 gene encoding putative clathrin assembly protein At1g33340 → MGVDIQGKLRLALGSVKDHASIGKAMMYHYQHDGFSNIEIAVLRATGHDNGTIDDRYMHEILFLVSNTPGSIPFLAERISRRLSKTKDHAVALKTLVLIHRLLRGGNRSFEQELCKAHVSGHLQISTRCFTKSSDHPSVGFLHKYAAYLEERMSWLINQAGKLEPVMSKGLEFRRYDEKSIDMAFRTLPKCQVLIDKVLECSPHDILCSDHSLAQAAMSNTLRESFQVYMTFSEGIAALVNMFFDLTASARGLACEILKKASLQSQKLHDLYESCKQVVENKNLDYPSVQIISMNHVVALEQLGSPQNELAASLVSLSSISRPPPISGHFTKSREIELAVEAKESKRSEENIDIDLSPTPTLLSWTLETKISMVWVVFEDEVPNESQVLPAPQKLGGADAVCDIKSEYGRPSVFLNPFSSSFQTSMSTKV, encoded by the coding sequence atgggtGTGGATATACAAGGTAAGCTTCGCTTAGCTCTTGGCTCAGTGAAAGATCATGCCTCTATTGGCAAGGCCATGATGTACCATTACCAACATGATGGCTTTTCCAACATAGAGATTGCAGTCCTGCGTGCCACTGGCCATGACAATGGCACCATTGATGACAGATACATGCATGAAATCCTCTTCCTTGTGTCAAACACTCCAGGGTCCATTCCTTTTCTAGCTGAAAGGATTTCACGCCGCCTAAGCAAAACTAAGGATCATGCTGTGGCCCTCAAGACCCTTGTCTTGATTCATCGCCTCCTTAGAGGGGGAAACAGGTCCTTTGAACAAGAGCTATGCAAGGCACATGTCTCAGGTCACCTACAAATTAGTACAAGGTGTTTCACAAAGAGTTCTGATCACCCTTCAGTTGGTTTCCTACACAAGTATGCAGCTTATCTTGAAGAGAGGATGAGTTGGCTCATCAATCAAGCAGGAAAACTTGAACCTGTCATGTCTAAAGGGTTAGAGTTTAGGCGCTATGATGAGAAATCCATTGATATGGCATTCAGAACATTGCCTAAATGCCAAGTGCTTATTGACAAGGTGTTGGAATGCTCCCCTCATGATATTTTATGCTCAGATCATAGCCTGGCTCAAGCTGCCATGAGCAACACCTTGAGAGAAAGCTTCCAAGTTTATATGACATTCTCTGAAGGAATTGCAGCTCTTGTCAACATGTTTTTTGATCTAACAGCATCAGCCAGAGGCCTAGCCTGTGAAAtactcaagaaagcttctctgCAGAGCCAAAAGCTTCATGATCTGTATGAAAGTTGCAAACAAGTGGTTGAAAACAAGAATTTGGATTACCCTTCTGTTCAGATAATCAGCATGAATCATGTAGTGGCATTGGAACAACTTGGTAGTCCACAAAATGAACTTGCAGCTTCACTTGTCTCTCTTTCTAGCATCTCAAGGCCACCTCCAATTTCAGGCCACTTTACAAAATCAAGAGAGATAGAGTTGGCAGTGGAAGcaaaagaaagcaaaaggaGTGAAGAGAACATTGATATAGATTTGTCACCAACCCCAACTCTTCTTTCATGGACACTAGAGACTAAAATAAGCATGGTGTGGGTGGTGTTTGAAGATGAAGTTCCCAATGAATCACAGGTTCTTCCAGCACCGCAAAAGCTTGGAGGTGCTGATGCTGTTTGTGATATAAAAAGTGAATACGGTAGGCCTAGTGTGTTCCTGAATCCATTTTCTTCTAGTTTTCAAACAAGCATGTCTACAAAGGTATGA
- the LOC114389212 gene encoding putative zinc finger A20 and AN1 domain-containing stress-associated protein 8, with the protein MEVPSLCASGCGFYGSSANKNLCSKCYKDYLKVTKSNECETKNLNDQVFVLDQSSTSEDSNTDAMVDVTLTDAEGMNNKRKRCKCCNKKVGLLGFGCRCGDVFCGTHRYPEKHACKVDLKEIGRQGLVKQNPVCIGDKLEHKI; encoded by the coding sequence ATGGAGGTTCCATCACTTTGTGCTAGTGGCTGTGGCTTCTACGGTTCTTCTGCCAACAAGAACCTTTGTTCAAAGTGTTACAAAGATTATCTCAAAGTCACCAAATCAAATGAGTGTGAAACCAAGAACTTGAATGACCAAGTTTTTGTTCTTGATCAGTCATCAACTTCTGAAGATTCTAACACTGATGCTATGGTTGATGTTACTCTCACCGACGCTGAGGGAATGAACAACAAGCGAAAGAGGTGCAAGTGCTGCAACAAAAAGGTTGGGCTATTAGGGTTTGGATGCCGTTGTGGGGATGTGTTTTGTGGAACACATAGATACCCGGAGAAGCATGCATGCAAAGTGGATTTAAAGGAAATTGGTCGTCAAGGTTTGGTTAAACAAAATCCTGTATGTATCGGTGATAAGTTAGAACATAAGATTTAA
- the LOC114390730 gene encoding uncharacterized protein LOC114390730: MAVSLWRSRTASSALNLFTNALRRFSSEATNSSPHSTRESMMYSDINSRIGSCMPLSAMRIGTIIHNIELNPGQGGKLVRAAGTSAKILKEPTSAYCLIQLPSGVKKLIDSRCRATVGVVSNPSHGDRKLRKAGHSRWLGRRPVVRGVAMNPVDHPHGGGEGKSKSGGRFGRGSLTPWGKPTKSGYKTGPLKRRR, from the exons ATGGCTGTGTCACTGTGGAGAAGTCGCACTGCTTCATCTGCACTGAACTTGTTCACCAATGCTCTTCGCCGTTTCTCTTCCG AGGCAACAAACTCCAGTCCTCATAGTACACGAGAGAGTATGATGTATTCTGATATAAACTCGCGAATTGGGAGTTGCATGCCATTGTCTGCAATGCGCATTGGAACAATCATTCACAACATTGAGTTGAATCCAGGGCAAGGTGGCAAGCTCGTCCGAGCTGCTGGAACTAGTGCAAAGATCTTGAAAGAGCCCACATCAGCATACTGTTTAATCCAACTGCCCTCAGGTGTTAAAAAGTTGATTGATTCTCGATGTAGGGCCACTGTTGGTGTTGTGTCTAATCCAAGCCATGGGGATCGCAAGCTTAGGAAGGCTGGACACAGCCGATGGCTTGGTCGAAGGCCAGTTGTCCGAGGAGTGGCAATGAATCCAGTAGATCATCCTCATGGTGGAGGAGAGGGTAAGAGCAAGAGTGGTGGACGATTTGGGCGAGGATCTCTCACTCCTTGGGGCAAGCCAACTAAGAGTGGCTACAAGACTGGACCCCTGAAGCGCAGAAGGTAG
- the LOC114388940 gene encoding uncharacterized protein LOC114388940 — protein MAHKTLFKPSLILTLRLNKTAISFSHHHPFRHSQPPFPFLNTSPISLPPTTRITNYTHLWCSNYTTVSTIEEGSEKCYLNLSDEELMRQCEMDTFKASGPGGQHRNKRESAVRLKHLPTGIIAQASEDRSQHKNRASAINRLRSLIALKVRKTVDLEAYSPPRELLQILPPKSSIRGSDCGSQIGPNNPKFASGMQALLDLIFAVEGSVSEAAKYLGLSTGALSRLILSDDSLRKEVNDLRATKGMKPLK, from the exons ATGGCACACAAAACCCTCTTCAAACCAAGTCTCATCCTCACACTCAGACTCAACAAAACGGCCATTTCATTCTCACACCATCATCCATTTCGCCACTCGCAACCACCCTTTCCCTTCCTCAACACTAGTCCAATCTCACTTCCTCCAACAACGAGAATTACTAACTACACCCACTTATGGTGCTCTAATTACACCACCGTCAGCACCATCGAGGAGGGTTCCGAAAAATGCTACCTGAACCTCTCGGACGAGGAGCTCATGCGGCAGTGCGAAATGGACACGTTTAAGGCCTCGGGACCAGGTGGTCAGCACCGTAACAAGCGTGAGTCCGCAGTGCGCCTCAAACACCTACCCACAGGAATCATTGCTCAG GCTTCAGAAGATCGCTCCCAGCACAAGAACCGCGCTTCAGCGATTAATCGCCTTCGCTCTCTTATAGCTCTCAAAG TTAGGAAAACAGTGGATCTTGAAGCTTATTCACCACCTCGAGAGCTTCTTCAGATATTGCCTCCTAAATCATCCATTAGAGGGTCAGATTGTGGTTCACAAATCGGACCTAATAATCCAAAGTTTGCATCG GGAATGCAAGCTCTTTTGGATCTCATTTTTGCAGTTGAGGGGTCTGTCTCAGAAGCTGCAAAATATCTTGG GTTATCCACTGGGGCACTGTCTCGGTTAATCCTATCTGATGATTCACTTAGAAAGGAAGTAAACGATCTGCGGGCAACAAAG GGTATGAAGCCTCTCAAGTAG